In one window of Corynebacterium incognita DNA:
- a CDS encoding M23 family metallopeptidase: MKRTATAAAIALALGLGAPVASAATPAATLDFSTGSSKPQVSGVDNQQLFAALRGLAESADSVMNADVIPKIESTDGSINIVLDPQSIPALAEAFAPDTSGTMTAERGQHADGRTVVFPTSGTFTSGYGQRWGAVHNGIDIANPIGTPIYAVMDGTVIDSGPARGYGNWIRIQHDNGEISVYGHMSANTLAVGVGERVTAGQQIAAIGNEGQSTGPHLHFEIWPNGASASDPVTWFQQAGITVR, encoded by the coding sequence ATGAAGCGAACTGCCACGGCGGCAGCCATTGCGCTCGCACTCGGCCTGGGTGCCCCAGTCGCCAGCGCTGCCACCCCAGCCGCGACCCTTGACTTCTCCACCGGCTCTAGCAAGCCGCAGGTGTCCGGGGTAGACAACCAGCAGCTGTTCGCAGCGCTGCGCGGCCTGGCCGAGTCCGCTGACTCCGTCATGAACGCCGACGTCATCCCGAAAATCGAGTCCACCGACGGCTCCATCAACATCGTCTTGGACCCGCAGTCCATCCCAGCACTCGCGGAAGCCTTCGCCCCGGACACCTCCGGAACGATGACCGCGGAGCGCGGCCAGCACGCCGACGGCCGCACGGTAGTGTTCCCCACCTCGGGCACCTTCACCTCCGGCTACGGCCAGCGCTGGGGCGCGGTGCACAACGGCATTGACATCGCCAACCCAATCGGCACCCCGATCTACGCCGTCATGGACGGAACGGTCATCGACTCCGGCCCTGCCCGCGGCTACGGCAACTGGATCCGCATCCAGCACGACAACGGCGAAATCTCCGTCTACGGCCACATGAGCGCGAACACCTTGGCCGTAGGCGTGGGCGAGCGCGTGACCGCCGGCCAGCAGATTGCCGCCATCGGCAACGAGGGCCAGTCCACCGGCCCGCACCTGCACTTCGAAATCTGGCCGAACGGTGCGTCCGCGTCCGACCCGGTGACGTGGTTCCAGCAGGCCGGTATCACCGTCCGCTAG